A single genomic interval of Lathyrus oleraceus cultivar Zhongwan6 chromosome 7, CAAS_Psat_ZW6_1.0, whole genome shotgun sequence harbors:
- the LOC127102999 gene encoding uncharacterized protein LOC127102999, with protein sequence MPFVIRTPIPLPEPKLTHVPIEEMEELKATMEKLEKENEELQIKLQQTINEKNNMKGELERKEAQLQAHVEKFNKEEHKRKKIKVGLEQADYCLDTLKGQLRQAQKECQDNERWWHLATKENKTIRDTLGAQIKELTNSIRHEKAEVDQEPRLKKIATEASRVSPMVWEEKFREVRDARESVSYWKNQLESLRQDNSIWLKERDYVIEDYESFKKTINFLQGDRDKFRAKLDGLVGFCNWAAKELPWRLRDAVEELKEDSTPPAIINFVLLCKGLLKRFNEELEELQARKPAV encoded by the coding sequence ATGCCATTCGTCATTCGGACACCTATACCTCTTCCTGAACCTAAGCTTACCCATGTCCCtattgaagaaatggaggaactCAAGGCCACCATGGAAAAGttagaaaaagagaatgaagagctgCAGATAAAACTCCAACAAACCATCAATGAGAAAAACAATATGAAGGGGGAGCTCGAGAGAAAGGAGGCACAACTTCAAGCCCACGTGGAAAAGTTCAACAAGGAGGAGCATAAGAGAAAGAAGATCAAAGTGGGATTAGAACAAGCTGACTATTGTTTAGATACTCTTAAGGGTCAACTACGACAAGCtcagaaagaatgtcaagacaatgagCGTTGGTGGCATCTAGCCACAAAAGAGAACAAGACAATAAGGgatacacttggggctcagataaaAGAACTCACCAATTCTATTCGTCATGAAAAAGCTGAAGTAGATCAGGAGCCCCGACTCAAGAAAATAGCCACTGAAGCCTCTAGGGTGTCACCCATGGTATGGGAGGAGAAATTTCGAGAAGTAAGAGATGCCAGGGAGTCTGTAAGTTATTGGAAGAACCAACTAGAGTCGTTACGCCAAGACAACTCCATATGGTTAAAAGAGCGAGACtatgtgattgaagattatgaatcctttaagaagaccataAACTTCTTACAAGGGGACAGGGATAAGTTTCGTGCAAAACTCGATGGGTTAGTAGGATTCTGTAATTGGGCAGCTAAAGAGTTGCCATGGAGGTTGAGAGACGCAGTCGAAGAGTTGAAAGAAGATAGCACTCCTCCAGCCATAATCAATTTCGTTCTGCTCTGCAAAGGGTTGTTGAAGAGATTCAATGAGGAACTAGAAGAGCTTCAGGCCAGAAAGCCGGCTGTTTAA